Proteins co-encoded in one Arachis stenosperma cultivar V10309 chromosome 7, arast.V10309.gnm1.PFL2, whole genome shotgun sequence genomic window:
- the LOC130941179 gene encoding uncharacterized protein At4g04775-like, which yields MDAAGMKRRSASMVEGGNDRCEDSCSKQYDGMCHCSLVVVALRSKTNANPGRWFFRCPLWKNKKQDCKYFQWIDELEEQDMVEEEECSWNNKPKLSSGGKLKQKSTRKLSESVEYEDIEPMVLSVLTKELKEKLRRIEILLIMMCIGVVIGVFINFFALFKN from the exons ATGGATGCAGCAGGTATGAAGCGAAGGTCTGCGTCAATGGTAGAAGGCGGCAACGATAGGTGTGAAGACTCTTGTTCGAAGCAGTATGACGGTATGTGTCACTGTTCTCTTGTTGTTGTTGCTCTGAGATCGAAGACGAATGCTAACCCAGGGAGGTGGTTCTTTCGGTGCCCACTATGGAAG aataaaaaacaggaTTGCAAATATTTTCAATGGATTGATGAATTGGAAGAGCAAGACATGGTTGAAGAGGAGGAATGTTCTTGGAACAACAAACCCAAGCTATCTTCAGGTGGAAAACTCAAACAGAAGAGCACTAGGAAGCTGTCCGAATCAGTGGAGTATGAGGACATAGAACCCATGGTGCTATCTGTTCTTACAAAAGAATTGAAGGAGAAATTGAGGAGGATTGAAATTCTTCTAATCATGATGTGCATTGGGGTTGTAATTGGTGTCTTCATCAATTTCTTTGCTCTATTTAAGAACTGA